The Pedosphaera parvula Ellin514 nucleotide sequence AGCAGCAGATCCGATCAGGATCAAGCGAGGAGCAGGCTTTCGAAGCTGCTGTCCGGCGGATTGGGCAGGCCAAGGCACTTGAAGCTGAGTTTGCAAAAGTGACGGCACTGAAAGAGCCACGGGAGCGAAAACTAAAACTTCTCTGCATTATGCTTTCTGGTTTGGCTTATATCACACCGCTCGCACTGAGTGCGCCCAAACCTTGGAGCCGCATGAATCCGACCGAGCAATGGATCGGGTTGGCAGCCGTCGCGCTGACGGTGTTGTCGATGTTTAGCGGACTGTTTCTACATCGCTTCCTGCCGATTATTCGTGACAGACGAGCTCGAACTCGTGTGCAGTTCGCAACCTTCCTTCCGGTGATGGTCTGGATTTGTGTTTTTGCATTTGCGCTTTTGCCACGTGTTGATTTAACGGTCAGTCAAATGACTGTGTTGACTCTCTGGGCAATCGCTCCGTTGGCAGTGTTCGGAGGCCTTATTTTTGGATTGGATGAGGCGGCCCGCCGAAACACCTCGGCAATCAATTAATGAGAGTGGGGAAAAGGGAGTTACATCTCGACCGGGGCATCATCATGATGCTCCGGGTTTTTACTCTTGGCCCGCATAATTCCTACCTCCAACCACAGAAGTCTTCAGTAATCCCCCCTATTTATTAAGCCTATCCCGAAGATGAACCATTCATTGGAAAGCCATCCTATTCCTATGTTTGATGGCGCACGGTTACGTTACCGCCCCATAAAGCATGCACCTGAGTAGTTCCCCCCGTTGATTTCTTTCGGAATGATAAGAAATTTTGAGCACTCAAAGGGTTGGATTACGAGAGGAGGGCTGGACTATGAATAGGAGAACTGCTCAATCACTTGCAGGGCTGCTGGTAGGATTTGGCATCGGCGCAGCATTGGAAGCCAGGCGGATACGCTCACGTTTTTCTTTTTATGATCGCACCGTGGTCATCACCGGAGGAGCCCGGGGGCTGGGCCTTGTCATGGCCCGCCAACTGGCTGGTGAAGGTGCTCAACTCGCCTTACTGGCCCGTGACCTAGATGAACTCCGACGTGCAGAATCTGAACTGAGCCAGTTGGGAGCCGACGTGCTAATCCTGCCATGCGACTTACGCGATCAAAACCAGGTAAATGAAGCGATCCAGCGGACCATTGCTCATTTCGGCAGCATCGATGTACTCATTAATAACGCCGGCATTATCCAGGTCGGACCATTGGAGCACATGACAGTGGAGGATTTTCAAAATGCGATGGCCATTCACTTTTACGGCCCACTGTATACCACGCTTGCAGTGTTGCCGCACATGCAGCGCGCCCGTCGCGGCCGCATCGTGAACATCTCCTCCATTGGCGGCAAAATCGCCTTTCCGCATCTGCTGCCTTACACCGCCAGCAAATTCGCCCTCGTCGGACTCTCAGATGGATTGCGAGCAGAACTTCGCCGGGACAACATTTTTGTGACCACCGTTTGTCCGGGCCTGATGCGCACTGGCTCGCCGCCGAATGCACAATTCAAAGGCCACCACCAACGCGAATATGCCTGGTTTGCCATCAGCGATTCCCTGCCACTGCTCTCGGTCGATGCCGACCGCGCCGCCCACAAAATCATCGAAGCCTGCCGTCGCGGCTCGGCACGATTGACCGTTGGAGTGCAAACCAAAGCGGCGATCCTGCTCAATGAACTTTTCCCCGGTGCAGGCGCCAGCCTGTTGTCCTTCGCCAACCGTCTCATGCCCGCACCTGATCCCAGTGGAAGCAACAAGACTTATACCGGGCGTGAGAGCCAATCCGCGTGGGCACCTTCCATTTTAACACGTCTCAGTGAAAAAGCGGCGGCCAGTAATAACGAAAACCCCTTGCCAGATTAAGGTCAATTCAAGGCATCACACTTTTGCATTTTAGACCGTACTCCAAAAAGAATGTCAAAAAAGGGGTTGTGCTCTGATGGGAAAACAACCCGTGATGGCCATCCGCGCCCTAATGCCCAATCAACCATGCGCTGCCAGACGTAGCCACCCTCTCCCTTTGCGCATGGGAGAGGGCGGGGTGAGGGAAGATGCGCCCGGACTCCGCGCCGCCTCGAGTGACTCCCACCCCCCCAACCGATGAGGCGGCCAATAGCTCGCTCCGTTTCCGACATTCATTTTGAGAAATGTTATAAAGCTCAGCAAAGGAGTTTATGCCGAATCCCGATACGGGTTACTTTCATTGATGAGCATTCGTTGGTGCGTTCGTCTGGCCACTCGCAATTTTCTCCAGATTCCGCATCGCTCTGCGAGCTTCACTTTGCAGGAAAGAATTAGTGTTATCCTTCAACACTTGCCGCAATAAAGGCAGCGCACGGGTTGCTTTCTCACCAGCCAATTGAAGTCCAGCGGCAGCAAAAGCCCTTAAGTGAGGGGGATTATTGGTACTTTCCAGGGTTTGTTCTGCAAGACGGATGATTTCATCATCTTTCGGAATGGTCGTCACCAATGCCCAAAGTGCTGCCTCTCGTGACTCTTCTTCAGGATCGTGCGCCATTTCCAACAAGGTACTCCTCCATTTCTGAAAATCTCCCCGAAACGTCCGCGTCAACTTGACCGCTTTCAGGCGCAGCATCGCGTTCGTGTTGTGCAAGCCTTCGGTGATGCCGGCAACAATTTCTTCATGCTTTTCCGGCAGTCCTCGATTGGCTATCAAAAAGGCAAGAAACGGTGGATCCCGCTGTATTTGCATGTCGAGGAGTCGTGTAACGCCAGCGCCTTTGTTGGTTCCCA carries:
- a CDS encoding HEAT repeat domain-containing protein gives rise to the protein MTSWQKLLLIAAALILIVLVFGWNRRWFADEPAYKGKTVTEWLDSMALVDGRRKMDRTGESSFETAKSSLEVTNDPALRALVVMGAKAVPVLEKRLSEPLQQDLGLAPWDKLQLEAENEWQKISQPNGARAPAPWKRINSYQDARNTAAALGMLALGTNKGAGVTRLLDMQIQRDPPFLAFLIANRGLPEKHEEIVAGITEGLHNTNAMLRLKAVKLTRTFRGDFQKWRSTLLEMAHDPEEESREAALWALVTTIPKDDEIIRLAEQTLESTNNPPHLRAFAAAGLQLAGEKATRALPLLRQVLKDNTNSFLQSEARRAMRNLEKIASGQTNAPTNAHQ
- a CDS encoding permease prefix domain 1-containing protein — protein: MFNLNEKIADWRREMLATGIKTPALLDELESHLREDVQQQIRSGSSEEQAFEAAVRRIGQAKALEAEFAKVTALKEPRERKLKLLCIMLSGLAYITPLALSAPKPWSRMNPTEQWIGLAAVALTVLSMFSGLFLHRFLPIIRDRRARTRVQFATFLPVMVWICVFAFALLPRVDLTVSQMTVLTLWAIAPLAVFGGLIFGLDEAARRNTSAIN
- a CDS encoding SDR family NAD(P)-dependent oxidoreductase, whose translation is MNRRTAQSLAGLLVGFGIGAALEARRIRSRFSFYDRTVVITGGARGLGLVMARQLAGEGAQLALLARDLDELRRAESELSQLGADVLILPCDLRDQNQVNEAIQRTIAHFGSIDVLINNAGIIQVGPLEHMTVEDFQNAMAIHFYGPLYTTLAVLPHMQRARRGRIVNISSIGGKIAFPHLLPYTASKFALVGLSDGLRAELRRDNIFVTTVCPGLMRTGSPPNAQFKGHHQREYAWFAISDSLPLLSVDADRAAHKIIEACRRGSARLTVGVQTKAAILLNELFPGAGASLLSFANRLMPAPDPSGSNKTYTGRESQSAWAPSILTRLSEKAAASNNENPLPD